The following is a genomic window from Amycolatopsis sp. BJA-103.
GTCCGGCTGATCAGCTGGCCCGACACCGTGGACGACACGAGGAGGCCGAAGATCATCGGCAGGCTCAGCAGCCCGGCCACCGTCGGCGACTTGCCGAGCGACAGCTGGAAGTACTGCGACAGGAACACCGTTCCGCCGAACATCGCGACGCCGACGAGGAAGCTCGCGAGGGTGGTCAGGGTGACCGTGCGGTTGCGGAACAGCCCGAGCGGCAGGATCGGCTCGGCCACCTTCGACTCGACGTAGACGGCGAGGGCGAGGATGAGCACGCCCGCGGTCACCAGGCCGGCCGTCCACGCCGAGCCCCACGCGAACTGGTGCCCGGCCAGCGAAGACCAGACCAGCAGGGTCGAGACCCCTGCCATGATCAGGAACGCGCCGAGGTAGTCGACCTTCACGTCACGCCGGACCGTCGGCAGGTTCAAGGTGCGCTGCAGCAGCAGGATCGCCGCGATCGCGAACGGCACGCCGAGGAAGAAGCACCAGCGCCAGCCGAGCCACGAGGTGTCCACCATGACGCCGCCGATCAGCGGGCCCGCGATCGTCCCGACCGCGAAGACGGCACCGAAGACGCCCGAATACTTACCGAGTTCACGCGGCGAAACGATGGCCGCCATGATCACCTGCGCGAGCGCGGTGAGCCCGCCCGCGCCGATGCCCTGCGCGACCCGGCTGCCGATCAGGAGCTCGATGTTGCCCGCGAACCCGGCGACCAGCGAGCCGACCACGAACAGCCCGAGCGAGAGCTGGATCAGCAGCTTCTTGTTGTACAGGTCGGAAAGCTTGCCCCAGAGCGGAACCGTCGCGGTCATCGCGAGCAGTTCGGTGGTGACCACCCAGGTGTAGGACGACTGCGAGCCGCCGAGTTCGGAAACGATCCGCGGCAGCGCGTTCGCGACCACCGTCGAGGCGAGGATGGCGACGAACATGCCCATCATCAGCCCCGACATGGCTTCGAGGACCTGTTTGCGGCCCATCGAATCCGGTGGCGATTCCGGTTCTCGTGATTCGGTCATGGATGCGGACATGGTCGTCCCCCTTCGTGTTCTGGGATGCCGGGCGCGTCAGCGCGCGCGGCCGCCGGGCTCCGGGAGCCCGGCGAGAAGCATTTCGACGGCTTCGTCCAGCAGGTCGAGCGCGGACACCCGGCCGTCGTGCCGGGACCAGAGGATGAGCACGGCGTTGACGGCGCCGCCGAGCGTGGACAACAGCAACGTCGGATACAGGTCGTCCCGGGGATCCACGCCGGCGCGGCGCGCGATCGCCTCGATGGTCGGCGCGATGGTGTCGTGGTTCATCGCCACCGCGCGCGAATGCAGGGTGGCGTTCTCCTGGATCGCCTTCATCCGGCCGAGCCACTCTTCGCGGTTCTCGTCGATCTGGGCGAAGTCCTCTTTCAGTGCGGCGACGAAAGCGCGCGGGATGCTGACTTCCTTCGGCGCGGCGAGGAACTTCTCGATGACGCGCTGCGAACGTTCGGCGTTGTCCGCGTGCGCGATGACGACAGCGTCCTCTTTGGACGCGAAGTAGTTGAAGAAGGTGCGAGACGAGACCCCCGCCGCCGCGCTGATGTCCTCGACCGTCACCTGGTCCAGACCTCGTTCGGCGACGAGCCGGACGGCGGTGGTCGCCAGTGCGCGGTGGGTTTCCAGCCGCTTGCGCTCGCGGAGGCCTTTGACGGGTTCGGGCATGAGCACCACGATACGCACAAAGATGCAGATACTGCAAAATTGCAGTTTGTGAACCGTGCCACTGGCCGGCGGCCCCGAACCGCCTGGCAGACTGCGGCGGGTGAGTGGAACGGTGCTGGTACTGGGCGGGCGCAGCGAGATCGGTCTCGCGGTCGCGGAGCGGCTCGCCAAGGGCGGGGCGCGCAAGATCGTGCTCGCCGCACGGCGGAGCGCGGACCTCGGCGCGGAGACCGAACGGCTGCTGGCCGCGGGAGCGAAGACGGTCGACGTCGTCGAGTTCGACGCCGACGACCTCGCCGGGCACGGCCCGTTCCTGGAGAAGGTCGTCGCGGAGCACGGCCCGCTGGACGTCGTTGTCACCGCTTTCGGGATCCTCGGCGACCAGGCGCGTGCCGAAACCGATGTCGAGCACGCCGTCGCGATCGTGCACACCGACTATGTGGCTCACGTGAGTGTGCTGACGCATGTGGCCAAAGTGCTTCGTGAGCAAGGCAGCGGAAGCCTCGTGGTGTTCTCCTCGGTCGCCGGGGTGCGGGTCCGGCGGGCGAACTACGTCTACGGTTCGGCCAAGGCGGGCCTCGACGGTTTCGCGAGCGGCCTGGCCGACGCCCTGCACGGCACCGGCGTGCACCTCCTGCTCGTCCGGCCCGGGTTCGTGATCGGCCGGATGACCGAGGGCATGTCCCCGGCGCCGTTCTCGAGCACGCCCGATCAGGTCGCGGACGCGACGGTCGCCGGAATCCGGAAACGCCGGGATACCGTGTGGGTGCCGGGACTGCTGAGGCTGGTGTTCGCGGTGATGCGCGTGGTGCCTCGCGCGATCTGGCGCCGGATGCCCCGTTAGGGAGCGCTGCGCGGTCGGTCCGGCACTCGGTGTCGCGGCCGGTTGTCTGCTTGATCACTTCTGCTGGGCCGAACGGGCTTTAAGACCCGGTTATGACACGTTTCTCAGGTAATTCCCAGCTAACGCGGTGATCCTCGAATGCGGGGGATCATTCACGGAAGCGGGGAGAAGGTCGTGCTGCTCACGTCGCGAGGACGGCGGATCGGCGGCCGCGTCGCACTGGGCCTGGTGTCGACGGCCGTACTGGGGGTCACGGGTTTCGCGTGGACCCAGTTGAGCCGTTTGGACGAAGGCATCGTCACGGCCGACGTGATCGCGCCCTCCGCTCAGGTGCCCGACGGTCCGGCGGGCGAGCCGCTGAAGGTGGCGCAGAACATCCTCCTCGTCGGGATCGATTCCCGGACCGACACTTACGGGAACCCGTTGCCGCAGAACGTGCTCGACACGTTGCACGCCGGAGCCGACGACGACGGCGGCGACACCACCGACACCATGATCGTGGTCCACATCCCGGCGGGCGGCGCCGCGGCCACCGCCATCTCCATCCCGCGCGATTCCTATGTGGACATCGCGGGCGGCTTCGGCAAGCACAAGATCAATTCCGCCTACAGTCGTGGCAAGAACGCCGCGATGAGCTCGCTGCGCGCCCAGGGCCTGAGCGGTCCCCAGCTCGAGGTCAAGGCCAACGAAGCGGGCGCCAAACTCACGATCCAGACGATCGAGCAGTTCACCGGGCTGAGCATCAACCACTACGCCGCCGTCAACCTCGCCGGGTTCTCCGCGCTGAGCGAAGCCATCGGCGGTGTCGAGGTCTGCCTCAAGGAACCTGTCCAGGACAAGTTCTCGGGGGCTTCGTTCCCGGCGGGGAAGCAGCTGCTTTCCGGGCCGCAGGCGCTCGCTTTCGTACGACAGCGGCACGGGTTGCCCAGCGACCTCGACCGCATCGCGCGGCAGCAGGCGTTCCTTTCGAGCATGGCCAAGACCATGCTGGACGCGGGGACGTTCACCGACCCCACCAGGCTGAGCGCCCTGACCGGCGCGATCCAGGGGGCGGTCGTGCTCGACCGCGGCTGGGACGTGCTGAGCTTCGCGCAGCAGTTGCGGGGGATGAGTTCGGGGGCGATCAAGTTCCAGACGATCCCGATCCAGAGCCTTTCCCTGCCGACGCCTTCCGACGGCGACGCGGTGAAGGTGGATCCCGCTCAGGTGAAGGCGTTCGTGAACGCCACGCTGACGTCGACGAACGTCGCCGCGGTGGGGGAGCCGACCGGCGGGATCGGGATCAAGCCGGTGGCGGCCACTTCCTCGGTCGCCGCTCCGCCCTCGTCTTCCACGTCTTCCGCGCCGCCTGCCTCGGCGGGCTGTGTCAACTAGGCGACCAACCCAGCCGACTTGGTACCTGCGCCGTGGCCGCTTGAAGTACGTGATGGCCCCCTTCCTTGCGCCTAGCGCAAGGAAGGGGGCCATCACGTACTTGGGAAAGGCGTGAGGGTCGCGTTTCTTCGGCCGAACTCAGGTAGGCGCCTTCACGCGTGGCCGCTGTGACTGCGGGTGTGGCTGCGGGTGCGGGTGGGGTGAAAGTGGCGGCCGTGGCGATCACGACCGTAGTGAAGGCCTCCATCCCTACGGTCAAGGTAGGCAAGGGGCCCTTCACTGCCCGGACTCGTGAACGGCCGCAGCCAGAGGCCGGTAGGTGACCAAGACACCCTTGGCCCTAACCCGAATCGCCACTCACGACCACCTGGACCGACGCCTCACCGGCCCCTGGTCGCTCGAAGTACGTGATGGCCCCCTTCCTTGCGCCTAGGTACAGGAAGGGGGCCTTCACGTACCTGCGCTCCGCTCGCACCCGACCCAATCGCCTTCCGCGTTTATTAGTCCTCTGACCGCGGTTTCGTGCCGAGCGCGAAAGTCCCCAAGATTCTTTTGAACCGCATCCCGCCGCCGTCCGTGTCGATGGCGTAGGGGAGTTCCAGAGAGCCTGGAACCCAGGGTGCAGGGGAGAAAGAATCGTGCTCAGCAAAAGAGTTCTGCCGATCGCCGTGCTCGCCGCCGCCGGGGCGTTGTCGCTCGCCGCCTGCGGCACGCAGAACACCGCGCTGCCGACGGCACCGGTACCGGTCGAGCAGGTCGCCAACGAGTTGTCCTTCCTCGCCGGGACCGCGAAGGCCAACAACGCGCCGCCCAAGACCGGTGACTGGGCAACGGGTTCCGACGGGACGCCCGGGACCGCCGACCAGAACGTCGCCCGCAAATGGGTGCAGCTCAAGGCCGCCAAAGCAGGCGCGCTCGACCCGGTGGTGGTCAACGGCGCGGGCCTGACGTTGTACCGCTTCGACAAGGACACCGCCAAGCCGTCGAAGTCGGCCTGCGACGGCGACTGCGCCAAGGCCTGGCCGCCGGTGCTCGTCACCTCGGGGAGCAAGGTTTTCCTGGCGGGGATCAAGAAATCCGCCGTCGGCACGGTCAAGCGCGCCGACGGCACCCTGCAGCTGACCGTCGGCGGCTGGCCCGCGTACCGGTTCGCGAAGGACACCAAGCCCGGTGACACGCTCGGTCAGGGTGTCGGCGGGACGTGGTTCGGGCTCGCCCCGAACGGCCAGAAAGCACAGGGTGGGCAGCAGGAAGAGACCACGCCGCCGCAGAAGCCCGCGTCCAGCGCGGTTCTCTTCGACGGCAGGAACTTCAGCGACGACGAGCCGTCGCAGGGACTCGCGGGCAAGGGCTGCCAGAACGTCGCCCGCCCTGGCGTGACGTCATCGGTCTCCGCCGCCGGTTCGCTCAAGCTGTGGTCCGAAAAGGACTGCAAGGGCAAGTCGCTCGTCATCGAAGGTGACGTGCGGGATCTCGCGAAGGTGAACTTCGAGGACAAGGTCACCTCGATTTTCTTCGGCTGAACCAAACCAGAGACGGGAATGGTGTGATGAAGCGTCGATCCGGTTGGGCGATCGTGGCAAGCCTGTCTCTGTTCCTCACCGGTTGTGCCGCGACGGTAGGGGGAGCGGCACAACCGGTGGACCCCACCCGGGTCGCCGGGCTCGAGATCACCGACGGGCCCAGTGGGCTCAAGCCCGGCGTGCTCGACGCCGCGCTGCCGGTCGACGGCGGGGACGGCGGCGAGATCGACAAGCTCGCGGCCAACGCCGTCGCCGACGTCCAGCGGTATTGGCGCGAGCACCTGCCGGCGGTCTTCAACCGTGACTTCCGGCCACTGGCCACCCTCGCCTCTTACGACTCGGCGGGCCGCGGTCGTGTGATCTGCGGAGCCACGACAGCCGGGTTAGTGAACGCGTTCTACTGCTCGGGCCAAGACATCGTCGCCTGGGATCGCGGGGAACTGCTGCCGATGCTCAACGACTCCATCGGCCCGGCGGCGGTCATGGCGGTGCTCGCCCACGAGATCGGCCACGCGGTCCAGTTCCGGCTGGGCCTTCCGGCGGCGACGCCGTCGATCGTCAAGGAACAGCAGGCCGATTGCTACACCGGCGCGTATCTCCGCTGGGTCGCCGAGGGCAAGTCGCCGATGTTCCAGGTCTCCACTGGCCGCGGGCTCAACGAGGTGCTCACCGCGTTGTTCCAGATCCGCGACTCCGCCGGGGTCGCCTTCGACGACGACGGCGCGCACGGCAACGCCTTCGATCGGGTTTCCGCGTTCCAGTTCGGCTTCACCGACGGGCCCGCCCGCTGCGCGATGATCGACGAGCGGGAGATCGAAGGCCGCAGCACCCAAGGCGGTTTCGGCTCGGCTGCGGCGAACGAGCGGGCGGCGGCGGAGAACGTCCGTCTCGATGACCGCGAAGCACTGGCCGATCTCACCACCAGCTTGCGGCAGGCTTTCCGGCTCGCGGCCACCCCGCCGACGCTCACCACCGGAGCGGCCTGCGGGGTGACGACGGAGGACGCGCTCGCGTCCTACTGCTCGGAGTCCAACCAGATCAACCTCGACCTCGACGGCCTCGTCCGCATCGGCACCCCGCCGCGCAGGGGGCGGCAGGGCGGGATCGGTGACTTCGCCGCGTTCGCCGAGGTCGCGTCGCGCTACACCCTCGCCGTCCAGCAGGAGGGCGGTTTCCGGCTCGACGGGCCGGTGGCCGCGCAGCGCACGGCCTGCCTCACGGGGTTCTGGGCATCGACCATTGTGGACGGTAAACGCGGATCGCTCACCTTGTCGCCGGGAGACCTCGACGAGGCCGTCGCCGAAATGCTGACGCGGAACAGCCTGATCGCGGCGGACGTCCGGGGCCGGACGCTCCCGGCGGGCTTCGCCAGGGTGGCGGCCTTCCGGGACGGCTTCTCCTCCGGTGACCAGGACACCTGCGGTAACAAGTACCGCTAAATCCGTGAAGGCCTCCTTCCCTACGCTGATCACTTGTCGAGGGGTAGGTCAAAGGTGTCCTTCGCCGCGTCCGACGCCGAGCGGTCGTGTCGCGAAAGCCACTTTCGGGACTTCTGATGTCCCGAAAGTGGCTTTCGCGACGCCCCGGAAAGTCTGGTGCGACCAGACCCACACGGTGTCTGAACCTTCAGCCCTGGCCAGGGACGGCGGGACCCAGGACAACGGTGTTGTGAAAGCCTCGTTCGCAACTTTCACCGTTGCGAACGAGGCTTTCACAACACGAGTACGCCACGCTTGCCCTGCTCGTGAAGAGAACCACAACCGAGGGAAGGGGGCCTTCACGCGCAAGTGCGGTTTACACGAAGGCGCTTTGGCCGGTGATGGCCTTCCCGACGATCAGCGTGTTCATCTCCCGGGTGCCTTCGAACGAGTAGATCGCCTCGGCGTCGGTGAAGAACCGCATGATGTCGTTGTCCAGCACGATCCCGTTGCCGCCGAAGATCTCGCGGCCCCAGGCGACGACCTCCCGCATCCGCGAGGTCACGAACGCCTTCGCCAGCGACGAGTGCTCGTCCTTGAAGATCCCGGCGTCCTGCAAGCGGGCCAGTTGCACGAGCATGCCCCACGACGCGGTGATGTTGCCGAGGCTCTTCACCAGCATGTCCTGCACCATCTGGAACCGGGCGATCGGACGGCCGAACTGCTTACGCTCCTTGGCGTAGTCCAGCGCGAGTTCGTAGGCGCCGATCATCACGCCCAGCCCCTGCCAGGCAACGCCACCGCGGGTCGCGCGCAGGATCTCCGCGACATCGCGGAACGAGTCGATGCCCTGCAGCCGGTTGGCCTCCGGCACCCGGACGTCGGTCAGTGTGATCT
Proteins encoded in this region:
- a CDS encoding MDR family MFS transporter, with product MSASMTESREPESPPDSMGRKQVLEAMSGLMMGMFVAILASTVVANALPRIVSELGGSQSSYTWVVTTELLAMTATVPLWGKLSDLYNKKLLIQLSLGLFVVGSLVAGFAGNIELLIGSRVAQGIGAGGLTALAQVIMAAIVSPRELGKYSGVFGAVFAVGTIAGPLIGGVMVDTSWLGWRWCFFLGVPFAIAAILLLQRTLNLPTVRRDVKVDYLGAFLIMAGVSTLLVWSSLAGHQFAWGSAWTAGLVTAGVLILALAVYVESKVAEPILPLGLFRNRTVTLTTLASFLVGVAMFGGTVFLSQYFQLSLGKSPTVAGLLSLPMIFGLLVSSTVSGQLISRTGKWKSHLLLGSALMTAGLALLGTLDSKTNLVVLGAYMVVLGVGVGMLMQNLVLVAQNDVDAQDLGTATSTLSFFRSLGGSIGVSALGAVLANRVTALITEDLGPLPGGGEGGAVPNIATLPEPVANVVRNAYGEATSELFLISAPIALLVIVAVAFLKHKPLKTQSGNERLAEETAADAVA
- a CDS encoding TetR/AcrR family transcriptional regulator → MPEPVKGLRERKRLETHRALATTAVRLVAERGLDQVTVEDISAAAGVSSRTFFNYFASKEDAVVIAHADNAERSQRVIEKFLAAPKEVSIPRAFVAALKEDFAQIDENREEWLGRMKAIQENATLHSRAVAMNHDTIAPTIEAIARRAGVDPRDDLYPTLLLSTLGGAVNAVLILWSRHDGRVSALDLLDEAVEMLLAGLPEPGGRAR
- a CDS encoding SDR family NAD(P)-dependent oxidoreductase yields the protein MSGTVLVLGGRSEIGLAVAERLAKGGARKIVLAARRSADLGAETERLLAAGAKTVDVVEFDADDLAGHGPFLEKVVAEHGPLDVVVTAFGILGDQARAETDVEHAVAIVHTDYVAHVSVLTHVAKVLREQGSGSLVVFSSVAGVRVRRANYVYGSAKAGLDGFASGLADALHGTGVHLLLVRPGFVIGRMTEGMSPAPFSSTPDQVADATVAGIRKRRDTVWVPGLLRLVFAVMRVVPRAIWRRMPR
- a CDS encoding LCP family protein yields the protein MLLTSRGRRIGGRVALGLVSTAVLGVTGFAWTQLSRLDEGIVTADVIAPSAQVPDGPAGEPLKVAQNILLVGIDSRTDTYGNPLPQNVLDTLHAGADDDGGDTTDTMIVVHIPAGGAAATAISIPRDSYVDIAGGFGKHKINSAYSRGKNAAMSSLRAQGLSGPQLEVKANEAGAKLTIQTIEQFTGLSINHYAAVNLAGFSALSEAIGGVEVCLKEPVQDKFSGASFPAGKQLLSGPQALAFVRQRHGLPSDLDRIARQQAFLSSMAKTMLDAGTFTDPTRLSALTGAIQGAVVLDRGWDVLSFAQQLRGMSSGAIKFQTIPIQSLSLPTPSDGDAVKVDPAQVKAFVNATLTSTNVAAVGEPTGGIGIKPVAATSSVAAPPSSSTSSAPPASAGCVN
- a CDS encoding neutral zinc metallopeptidase, which codes for MDPTRVAGLEITDGPSGLKPGVLDAALPVDGGDGGEIDKLAANAVADVQRYWREHLPAVFNRDFRPLATLASYDSAGRGRVICGATTAGLVNAFYCSGQDIVAWDRGELLPMLNDSIGPAAVMAVLAHEIGHAVQFRLGLPAATPSIVKEQQADCYTGAYLRWVAEGKSPMFQVSTGRGLNEVLTALFQIRDSAGVAFDDDGAHGNAFDRVSAFQFGFTDGPARCAMIDEREIEGRSTQGGFGSAAANERAAAENVRLDDREALADLTTSLRQAFRLAATPPTLTTGAACGVTTEDALASYCSESNQINLDLDGLVRIGTPPRRGRQGGIGDFAAFAEVASRYTLAVQQEGGFRLDGPVAAQRTACLTGFWASTIVDGKRGSLTLSPGDLDEAVAEMLTRNSLIAADVRGRTLPAGFARVAAFRDGFSSGDQDTCGNKYR